The following is a genomic window from Pseudomonas purpurea.
TCAGCTGGCCAACTGCTGCAACGGCGCGGCGTTGAACGGCGGATATTCGCCCTGCGCCTGATGTGCCGACACATCGCTGAAGGTGTGAAAGTCCAGGCTATTGACCACCAGTTCCTGCACCAGCTCGCTGAATACCTCCATCGCCGGGCTGCTGAAGTAGTCCGTCATGGCGCGTTGGTCGGTCCAGAATCCGGACACCAGCCACAGTTCGGGGTCACACAGGGAGTATTGCAAGGCAAAGTGCAGGCAACCGCTGGCCTGGCGCGAAGGTTCGATCAGGCTGCTCAGGCGCGCACCCAACTCCGTTGAACGGCCAGCGCGGGCGCGGACAAACGCCATGTGGCTGACGGGGATTTGCGTGGACATGTTCGACTCTCCCTGGATGTAAACGATCAGCAGCCTCTGAGAGGCTGCGACAGGAACCCAGATTAAGCGCCCCCGTCACGGGCCGTTAGTCGATTCCTGCCGGCTTGTTGCACAATCCTGCCCCCGCACGCCAGTGACGCCAAACCCGAGTTCAACCGGACGCTGCACGTGACAGAGGTGTTTCAAGCAAGTTTCTCCCGCCTCAGCTCATGTTCTTCAGACTGATGGCGGCCCAGGAACAGGATCAGGCAAGTTTTACGCAGGATTTGCCTACCCCCCTGGCTTGCACAAACATAAGCTGTGCCCATCCCATCAGCCTTGCCGAGGATGTTTCCCATGGCGCCTCTGGATCACACCCACACCCCGCTGGACGCCGGCATGGAAAAACACCGGGTGGAACTGGCCGCGATCATTCGCCGCAATACCCACGAGGACGGCAGCTACGCGACCGCCATCGGTTCGTTGTTTCTGTCGCGCCACAGCCAGTCCCACGACTTTGCCCCGGTGCTCGCGCAACCGGCGCTGTGCATCATGGCTCAGGGCCGCAAGGAAGTTCGCCTGGCCGATGAGTTCTTCAACTACGACCCGCTCAACTACCTGGTGGTGTCGGTCTCGATGCCACTCAGTGGTCGGGTGGTGAACGTTTCGCCGGACCACCCGATCCTGGCCTTGCGCCTGGACATCGACCCGGCAGAAATCACCGCGCTGATCGCCGACGCCGGCCCGCTCGGCGTACCCTCGCGACCCGCCGGGCGTGGCCTCTACGTCGAACAACTGGATCAGTCGATGCTCGACGCGGTGTTGCGCCTGGCGCGCCTGCTCGATACGCCGAAAGACATCGCCATGCTCGCGCCCCTGATTCGTCGGGAGATTCTGTATCGTCTGTTGCGCAGCCCGCAGGGCCATCGCTTGTATGAAATCGCCATTGCCAACAGCCAGAGCCATCGCATCAGCCAGGCGATCAGATGGCTCAATGGCAACTTCGAGCTGCCGCTGCGCATTGAAGCATTGGCCAGGGAAGTGAACCTCAGCGTATCGACCCTGCATCACCGCTTCAAGGCGATGACCGCCATGAGCCCCTTGCAATACCAGAAGCAACTGCGCCTGCAAGAGGCGCGGCGCTTGATGCTCGCCGAAGGCATCGACGCCTCGGCGGCCGGTTACCGCGTGGGCTATGAAAGCCCCTCGCAGTTCAGCCGCGAGTACAGCCGACTGTTTGGCGCGCCACCGCTGCGGGATCTGGCGCGATTGCGCTCGTAGTCGCTTGCACGGCGCGAATCACGTGCTTGATCTCCTGAAACGCGGCCAACCCCCATGGCCCCAATTCACGGCCGATGCTGCTCTGATCGCCCGCTGACCATCGACCATCGATGTACAGGCCGTGGAGGATGCTTTCAGTGCTCATGCCTGTCCCCCTTTCATCCACTGGTTCTGGTCGATTTCGATCAGCGTCGGACCTTGTCGATCAGTGGCCGCACGCAGCGCTGCGCGCAGTTCTTCAACACCGCTGATGGCCTGCGCCGCGCAGCCCAGCCCCTTGGCCACGGCGATGAAGTCCGGGGTGTAGATGTCGACGCCCACCGGCTCGATGGCGCGGTTGACCATGTATTTCTTGATCTCTTCGTAGCCCTGGTTATTCCACAGCAACACGATGATCGGCGTGCGCGCTTCCACCGCACTGGCCAGTTCCGGCAGGGTGAATTGCAACCCGCCGTCACCGATCAGGCACACCACCGGAGGACGATTGTTGCGTACCTCTTGACCGCCGAGCCAGGCACCGATGGCCGCCGGCAAGGCATAGCCGAGGGTGCCGTAACCGGTCGACGAGTTGAACCAGCGCCGGGGCTTTTGCGGGTTGAACGTCAGGTTGCCGGTGTACACCGGTTGCGTCGAATCGCCGACAAACACCGCGTCCGGCAGTTCTTCCAGCACGGTGTGCAGGAACAACGTCTGGGCGCGGGTGGGGGCATCCCAGGTGGTTTCAAGCTCGGCGCGCAAGGTCGCGGCGCGAGCCTGGCCCCAATCACTGCCGCGTTCGGTCAGCGAATGTTTGGCCACACTGTCGAGCAAGGCCTGGGCGGCGCTGTGTGCGTCGGACACCAGCGCCACTGTCGGCGGGTAATTGCGCACGGTCTGGTCCGGGTCAATGTCGATGCGCAGCAAGGCACCGGGAATCTCGAAACCACCGGCAAAGGTCACGTCGTAATCGGTTTCGGCCAGTTCGGTGCCGATGGCCAACACCACATCGGCTTCGGCCACCAGGGCGCGGGTCGCCACCAGTGTCTGGGTCGAACCGATCAGCAGCGGGTGAGCCGACGGCAGCATGCCTTTGGCGTTGATGGTCAGCGCCACGGGTGCGTCGAGTAACTCGGCGAGCCGGGTCAGCTCGGCGGCGGCATCAATCGAACCACCACCGGCGAGGATCAACGGCCGCTTGGCGTTGGCCAGCCGTTCGCTCATCCGGGCGATAGCCGAGGGTGCGGCGCCGGCACGGGTGATGGTCACGGGTTGGCTGCCGAGCAATGCGTCGGCGTTTTCCACCAGCACATCGAGGGGGATTTCGAGGTGCACCGGACGCGGGCGCCCCGCCTGAAATACCGCGAAGGCTCGGGCCAATACGCCCGGCAGTTCAGCGGCAGACATCAGCGTGTGGGAAAACGCTGCAACGCCCGCCACCAGCGCACCCTGGTTCGGCAGCTCATGCAGCTTGCCGCGTCCGCCGCCCAATTGGCTGCGCGACTGTACGCTGGAGATCACCAGCATCGGGATCGAGTCGGCATAGGCCCCTGGCCCATGGCGGTGGTGATGTTGGTCATGCCGGGGCCGGTGATGATGAAGCACACACCCGGTTTTACGCTCGTGCGCGCATAACCGTCAGCCATGAAACCGGCGCCCTGCTCGTGACGCGGGGTGACGTGGTTGATGCTTGAAGCGGCCAGTCCGCGATACAGCTCAACCGTGTGCACACCCGGAATGCCGAACACCTGCTCGACCCCATACCCTTCCAGCAACTTCACCAGGACTTCGCCGCACGTCGCCATCTCTCACCCTTTTTGTTCTGATCAACGAGGAACCTGCGCAGCCTTCACCGGCGCAGGCATGGCGTTATTGGAACGGTGAGCGGGTAGCCGCAACAATCGATTAAAAGTCATACTCGCCATGTCCCTACGTCATGCCTCGGTCCCGCCATGAAGCGCCTTCCTCCCCTTCCCGCCCTGCACACGTTTTTGATCACGGCCCAGTGCTGCAACTTCACGCGGGCGGCCGAGCAACTGCACATCACCCAGGGCGCGGTGAGCCGGCAGATCGCCGGGCTGGAACATCATCTGGGTTATGCGTTGTTTCAGCGCCAGGCACGCGGCCTGAGCCTGACGGCCGAAGGGCTTGAGTGGTTGCCGCGTATCCAGCAAGTGTTCGGGTTGCTCGGCGAGACGGTGGAACACATCGGCGCCCGCCGCGAGACCCTGCAACTCAAGGCCCCCACCTGCGTGATGCGCTGGTTGTTGCCGCAGTTGCTGCAATGGCAAAAGGAACACCCGCAGGTGCCGGTGGAATTGACCACCACGGTGCAGCACGGCGTGGACTTTGGGCGTGAGCAATTCGACGCGGCGGTGATGTATGGCGCGCCACCGGACAACTCGCTGCTCGCCCTGCATTTGTTCGATGAACAACTGACGCCGGTCTGCTCCCCTCCGTTGCTCGACGGCCCGGTGCCGTTGCACACCCCGCAGGACCTGGAAAACCACTTGCTGCTGCACCCCACTCGCGATCAACGCGACTGGAAAACCTGGCTGAACGCCGCTGGCGTCAACCTGGGCAACCGCACCCGTGGGCAGCAATTCGAAACCCTGGACCTGGCCATGTCGATGGCGTCTCAAGGAACGGGCGTGGCGATTGGGGACTGGTCATTGATCGGCGAAGACCTGAGCGCCGGACGGCTGGTCATGCCTTTTGAGTTGAAGGTGAAAACCGGGCTGGGGTACTACCTGGTATTCGCGCAGAAACCGGAACCGTCGCCGCCACTGCGTGAATTGCTGGAGTGGTTGGTGAAGCAGGCACATGAGCGCAAAGGCGTGTTGGACACCATAAAAACACCCATTGCCACTGCATAGAAACGCTCCGCCTTCAGGACGGAGCGTTTTCACGGACATCTGATCCAGTCAGCCCCTTCTAATCACGCTCAGGTAATCCAGCATGGTGCTATAACGTGCCGCCATTTCTTTGATCGACACAGCATCGCGCAGCTTTTGCGGTTGAGTTGCCGCGATGAAATGCTCATAAGCGGCGGCGAGCTTTTGCGCTTCCTGCAACCAGCTCAGCCTGTATTGGTCGAGGCTACCGATCTCATCGAGCTTGCTCAGTGTGCGGTTCAGTTCCAGCAGCTCTTTTTCAACCTCCTTGACCTCAATCCGCACGCCATCGGTGCGCGTGTAAATAGCGTCTCGCGCCTCTACGAAGTTCAGGTATTGGCGACCTTGCTCGATGCCGTCGAGGTTACCGTTGAGCCTTTTCAAGGCAAGCTCCAGGAATTCGCGATCAGGCTTTTTCGTGGTGACCAGTTTGAGCGCCGCCTCAATCTCCTGGGCGGTTGGAATCATGCCCTTGAAAATGTCGATCCAGGTGGGGGACTTAAACTGTTGCAGCGTCTCGTCGACGCTGCGTTTCGCTTCAGCGAGTTCACTGAGGTCGCCATTGAGCAGCTGGAGCCTGCGTTCTTGCGCTGCACGCCTCGCTTCATAGGGACCGCTCCATTGCGCGCCCTCCTGAACCAGTTGGATGCCGTCAATTTCGGGCAGCTCTCGGGACAGATGGTCCTGAGCCACAAGCAACGGCATCCGCGAGCTGCTCAGCCGCTGAACGCAGTACGTCACCAGATCTTCGATTTTTTTGGCACGTGTTGCAGCGGTGGCCACAGTGTTCCCTTCAATCTCCGCAATACGCGCCAGCGTACTCTCAAAACTGACATTGCCCAGGGAGACCTGCACCCTCTTGATGTGTTCAAACACCTGTTGATCCGTGTCGTTGATCTGTGTACGCAAGTACTCGACCTTTTCCTGTACCGCCGGAGCGAAGGCAAAGGTTTTGCCCGCCACTTTCAAGTCAAACTGACTCTTGGCCTGTTTCATGAACCCCGTATCCGGCACGGCATAACTGAACAGACCCTTAAACTCATGAACCGTCATAACATTCTTCCTTGAACGCAATAGAGTGACAACTTAATCCACAACCGAATTAAACACTTCAGACAAATTGGCGGCGTAGCCTTTAATGGTTTCCCAAGGCCCTACCACATCCTGAATATCCATAACCAGCAAACTCAAATCAAATGCATTATCCATTTCAAATAGCCGCACTCGAGACTCCTCAATGTTCATCCAGATAATGGCCCAGACATCTTCCAGGTTTTTCGCGCCCTGTTCGGCATCGACCATCTGCGATTTCATATTTTCCAGGCGCATGCGCAGTTCCATCAACAGCTTGGACAATCGGGCCTTATCCATGTCCTTGAGTAAGTTATCCCGTGCCTCGATCAAGCTGTTTTTCTCTGCCTTGGTCGCTTCCGCCTTCG
Proteins encoded in this region:
- a CDS encoding antibiotic biosynthesis monooxygenase family protein, with translation MSTQIPVSHMAFVRARAGRSTELGARLSSLIEPSRQASGCLHFALQYSLCDPELWLVSGFWTDQRAMTDYFSSPAMEVFSELVQELVVNSLDFHTFSDVSAHQAQGEYPPFNAAPLQQLAS
- a CDS encoding AraC family transcriptional regulator, whose protein sequence is MAPLDHTHTPLDAGMEKHRVELAAIIRRNTHEDGSYATAIGSLFLSRHSQSHDFAPVLAQPALCIMAQGRKEVRLADEFFNYDPLNYLVVSVSMPLSGRVVNVSPDHPILALRLDIDPAEITALIADAGPLGVPSRPAGRGLYVEQLDQSMLDAVLRLARLLDTPKDIAMLAPLIRREILYRLLRSPQGHRLYEIAIANSQSHRISQAIRWLNGNFELPLRIEALAREVNLSVSTLHHRFKAMTAMSPLQYQKQLRLQEARRLMLAEGIDASAAGYRVGYESPSQFSREYSRLFGAPPLRDLARLRS
- a CDS encoding LysR substrate-binding domain-containing protein; protein product: MKRLPPLPALHTFLITAQCCNFTRAAEQLHITQGAVSRQIAGLEHHLGYALFQRQARGLSLTAEGLEWLPRIQQVFGLLGETVEHIGARRETLQLKAPTCVMRWLLPQLLQWQKEHPQVPVELTTTVQHGVDFGREQFDAAVMYGAPPDNSLLALHLFDEQLTPVCSPPLLDGPVPLHTPQDLENHLLLHPTRDQRDWKTWLNAAGVNLGNRTRGQQFETLDLAMSMASQGTGVAIGDWSLIGEDLSAGRLVMPFELKVKTGLGYYLVFAQKPEPSPPLRELLEWLVKQAHERKGVLDTIKTPIATA
- a CDS encoding alpha-xenorhabdolysin family binary toxin subunit B — encoded protein: MTVHEFKGLFSYAVPDTGFMKQAKSQFDLKVAGKTFAFAPAVQEKVEYLRTQINDTDQQVFEHIKRVQVSLGNVSFESTLARIAEIEGNTVATAATRAKKIEDLVTYCVQRLSSSRMPLLVAQDHLSRELPEIDGIQLVQEGAQWSGPYEARRAAQERRLQLLNGDLSELAEAKRSVDETLQQFKSPTWIDIFKGMIPTAQEIEAALKLVTTKKPDREFLELALKRLNGNLDGIEQGRQYLNFVEARDAIYTRTDGVRIEVKEVEKELLELNRTLSKLDEIGSLDQYRLSWLQEAQKLAAAYEHFIAATQPQKLRDAVSIKEMAARYSTMLDYLSVIRRG